From the Phycisphaerae bacterium genome, one window contains:
- the tadA gene encoding tRNA adenosine(34) deaminase TadA: protein MNPIQEGQDWLDQQMMRIALAEAERALDTEDVPVGAVVVRDGRVIGRGCNQREALQDPTAHAEMIALTAAAAEVRSWRLEGCTLYVTLEPCTMCAGAIVLARIDRVVFGADDSKAGACGSVYNIIEDGRLNHRPQMTAGVLAAECGELLRTFFTSQRAKGKK from the coding sequence ATGAACCCGATCCAGGAAGGACAGGACTGGCTTGACCAGCAGATGATGCGCATCGCCCTGGCCGAGGCCGAGCGGGCCCTGGATACCGAGGACGTGCCGGTCGGAGCGGTGGTGGTCCGTGACGGCCGGGTCATCGGTCGGGGCTGCAATCAGCGCGAGGCCCTGCAGGACCCCACCGCTCACGCCGAGATGATTGCCCTGACCGCCGCCGCCGCCGAAGTGCGCTCTTGGCGGCTGGAGGGTTGTACGCTCTACGTGACGCTGGAACCTTGCACCATGTGTGCCGGGGCCATCGTGCTGGCCCGGATCGATCGGGTAGTCTTCGGGGCCGACGATTCAAAGGCCGGGGCCTGCGGCTCGGTCTACAACATCATCGAAGACGGGCGGCTGAATCATCGACCGCAGATGACCGCGGGCGTACTGGCCGCCGAGTGCGGCGAGCTGCTGCGGACATTCTTCACCTCCCAGCGGGCCAAGGGAAAAAAGTAA